Proteins encoded together in one Coffea arabica cultivar ET-39 chromosome 2c, Coffea Arabica ET-39 HiFi, whole genome shotgun sequence window:
- the LOC113724394 gene encoding uncharacterized protein isoform X4, which produces MGSPALEAFRPAQFSEDAAWLPIWLQQQNVEPFNEGINGGETPFDQRVKELQLLQQEINKEENANLSRSGEGGYKSCHLLLSEDEISPHCFAASNDNVINFHLHLSADSNSECLANPLKDSSQVQGLVSNRVVLKQPVGMSVVSEGKINHSDVGCNPLFVNHSPNSRCLNENHIPRHEGNVGFCQVDDISEAVELSIAASEALVIHEIMTGIVTKPFLATMVLEAAIQLKQARLDIWNETSQCSSMHIGEMDFHSVMHDLTVEDAYENVGLSIDPSIHENDVSQVKDTFDLENHRHEGNSEHEETIGFVKTLDDFEVQIADKGLHDEMKVEEISASEIFCGNRCKELLKNSSVCLDSASKDCSTSSPVDCSEQENLQVSASVELADYGVGKDDCRHAHAQSSFTRTSEASEKYSTAVNFLPRRFQSRWLGGWAWKEDEKPFAQMEHREIQGIPKPFVNEMSYLSESADVALDENSVLQKRSKRTNPSSQASIPSEIYCNKADREINSQDVMRCSSLSVGDPLCSVVACSFSSENICSTALLKHEHDISGNCSIAKPEYTTDNLQRTSTAVELVHAEQHIVPVTYSELLPVVHRQFTSLKPYSVMAGNPGGSLAKENSCRGTFPTETMPKLSMMENPFSNLTGIKSFNKPVENGPFTMYLWNNEKMSTPILDHRQEKSAMQGGSEVFAHNKKLPKVQSTCENQNSSQIPARKRVHFVDAGTNNFPKKKLSKYRASLKDSHTSRASKKLRTTNRHCDSGGQEQRRCQRNCFSNKWLRLLFRNMEFLLTGFSIQKEKQFEGLIKEYGGIILSDIPSPKSRGNRISRFSSHKLPIVLSSKKI; this is translated from the exons ATGGGGAGTCCAGCCTTAGAAGCGTTTCGCCCTGCTCAATTCTCGGAG GATGCGGCTTGGCTCCCCATTTGGCTTCAGCAACAGAATGTGGAACCATTTAATGAGGGCATCAATGGAGGAGAGACCCCTTTCGACCAACGTGTTAAG GAATTGCAATTGTTGCAGCAAGAGATCAACAAGGAGGAAAATGCCAATCTGTCAAGAAGTGGTGAAGGTGGTTATAAGAGTTGTCATTTGTTGTTATCTGAGGATGAAATTTCACCTCATTGCTTTGCAGCATCTAATGATAAT GTGATTAATTTCCATCTTCACCTATCAGCTGATTCTAACTCTGAGTGCCTGGCAAATCCCCTAAAAGATTCATCTCAAGTACAAGGGCTTGTTTCAAATAGGGTAGTCTTGAAGCAACCTGTTGGAATGTCAGTAGTTTCGGAAGGGAAAATCAACCACTCCGATGTGGGATGCAATCCTCTCTTTGTCAATCATTCTCCAAATTCTAGATGTCTTAATGAAAACCATATTCCGAGGCACGAAGGAAATGTTGGATTTTGTCAAGTTGATGATATCAGTGAAGCAGTGGAACTGTCTATTGCAGCATCTGAAGCTCTGGTAATTCACGAAATTATGACTGGAATAGTTACAAAACCTTTTCTGGCTACAATGGTATTGGAAGCTGCAATTCAGCTGAAGCAAGCACGGCTCGATATTTGGAATGAGACCTCTCAATGTTCATCTATGCACATAGGTGAAATGGATTTCCATTCAGTCATGCATGATTTGACTGTGGAAGATGCGTATGAGAATGTTGGTTTGTCAATAGATCCCTCAATACATGAAAACGATGTATCTCAGGTTAAAGATACTTTTGACTTGGAAAATCATAGACATGAAGGAAATTCGGAACATGAAGAGACTATTGGTTTTGTGAAAACTCTTGATGATTTTGAGGTACAAATAGCAGACAAGGGCTTACATGATGAAATGAAAGTGGAAGAGATTTCAGCTTCAGAAATTTTCTGTGGTAATAGATGCAAGGAACTTCTGAAGAACTCTTCTGTATGCTTGGATTCAGCCAGTAAAGATTGTTCCACTAGTTCTCCAGTGGATTGCTCAGAGCAGGAAAATCTTCAAGTTTCAGCTTCAGTGGAG CTAGCTGACTATGGTGTGGGTAAGGATGATTGCCGTCATGCACATGCACAGTCTTCTTTCACTAGGACTTCTGAAGCTTCTG AAAAATATAGTACTGCAGTGAATTTTCTTCCGAGAAGATTTCAAAGTCGTTGGTTAGGTGGTTGGGCATGGAAG GAGGACGAGAAGCCATTTGCTCAAATGGAACATCGAGAGATTCAAGGCATTCCTAAACCTTTTGTGAATGAGATGAGCTATTTATCAGAATCTGCTGATGTTGCTCTAGATGAGAACTCAGTTCTTCAGAAACGATCTAAAAGAACCAATCCCAGTTCTCAAGCAAGCATTCCTTCTGAAATCTATTGCAACAAAGCAGACAGGGAAATAAACTCTCAGGATGTCATGAGATGTTCAAGCCTATCAGTTGGTGATCCTCTTTGCTCAGTTGTTGCCTGTAGTTTCTCATCGGAAAACATTTGCTCCACTGCACTTTTGAAACATGAACATGAcatttctggaaattgttccATAGCAAAGCCAGAATATACAACAGACAATTTGCAGAGGACATCTACTGCAGTTGAGTTGGTTCATGCTGAACAGCATATTGTCCCAGTGACCTATTCTGAATTGCTGCCTGTGGTTCATCGCCAGTTCACCTCTCTGAAACCTTATAGCGTAATGGCTGGTAATCCTGGTGGTTCTTTGGCGAAAGAAAATTCTTGCCGTGGAACTTTTCCAACTGAAACCATGCCAAAATTGTCAATGATGGAGAATCCTTTCTCCAATTTGACTGGCATTAAAAGCTTCAACAAGCCTGTGGAGAATGGTCCTTTTACCATGTATTTATGGAATAACGAGAAGATGTCAACTCCTATACTTGACCACAGACAAGAAAAGTCTGCAATGCAGGGTGGCTCTGAGGTTTTTGCGCATAACAAAAAGCTGCCTAAGGTGCAGTCTACTTGTGAAAATCAAAATTCTTCCCAAATACCAGCAAGGAAGCGTGTACATTTTGTGGACGCTGGCACCAATAATTTCCCAAAGAAGAAACTTTCAAAGTACCGAGCATCACTAAAGGATT CTCATACAAGTAGAGCTAGTAAAAAATTGAGAACTACTAATCGACATTGCGACTCTGGAGGTCAGGAGCAGAGAAGGTGTCAAAGAAATTGTTTCAGCAATAAATGGCTAAGGCTTCTATTCCGGAATATGGAGTTCTTGCTAACAGGATTTTCTattcaaaaggaaaagcaaTTTGAGGGTCTAATTAAAGAATATGGTGGCATAATTCTTTCTGACAtcccttctccaaaatccagagGCAACAGAATCTCAAGATTCAGTTCTCACAAGCTTCCTATTGTCCTAAGCTCAAAGAAG
- the LOC113724394 gene encoding uncharacterized protein isoform X3, which translates to MGSPALEAFRPAQFSEDAAWLPIWLQQQNVEPFNEGINGGETPFDQRVKELQLLQQEINKEENANLSRSGEGGYKSCHLLLSEDEISPHCFAASNDNVINFHLHLSADSNSECLANPLKDSSQVQGLVSNRVVLKQPVGMSVVSEGKINHSDVGCNPLFVNHSPNSRCLNENHIPRHEGNVGFCQVDDISEAVELSIAASEALVIHEIMTGIVTKPFLATMVLEAAIQLKQARLDIWNETSQCSSMHIGEMDFHSVMHDLTVEDAYENVGLSIDPSIHENDVSQVKDTFDLENHRHEGNSEHEETIGFVKTLDDFEVQIADKGLHDEMKVEEISASEIFCGNRCKELLKNSSVCLDSASKDCSTSSPVDCSEQENLQVSASVELADYGVGKDDCRHAHAQSSFTRTSEASEKYSTAVNFLPRRFQSRWLGGWAWKEDEKPFAQMEHREIQGIPKPFVNEMSYLSESADVALDENSVLQKRSKRTNPSSQASIPSEIYCNKADREINSQDVMRCSSLSVGDPLCSVVACSFSSENICSTALLKHEHDISGNCSIAKPEYTTDNLQRTSTAVELVHAEQHIVPVTYSELLPVVHRQFTSLKPYSVMAGNPGGSLAKENSCRGTFPTETMPKLSMMENPFSNLTGIKSFNKPVENGPFTMYLWNNEKMSTPILDHRQEKSAMQGGSEVFAHNKKLPKVQSTCENQNSSQIPARKRVHFVDAGTNNFPKKKLSKYRASLKDSHTSRASKKLRTTNRHCDSGGQEQRRCQRNCFSNKWLRLLFRNMEFLLTGFSIQKEKQFEGLIKEYGGIILSDIPSPKSRGNRISRFSSHKLPIVLSSKKMETIKFLYGCAVNALVLKADWLTDSIVADIAFYTKVLLDVSPEVGYLSVATFGSLSLIILASCCMGRTISAFRWEK; encoded by the exons ATGGGGAGTCCAGCCTTAGAAGCGTTTCGCCCTGCTCAATTCTCGGAG GATGCGGCTTGGCTCCCCATTTGGCTTCAGCAACAGAATGTGGAACCATTTAATGAGGGCATCAATGGAGGAGAGACCCCTTTCGACCAACGTGTTAAG GAATTGCAATTGTTGCAGCAAGAGATCAACAAGGAGGAAAATGCCAATCTGTCAAGAAGTGGTGAAGGTGGTTATAAGAGTTGTCATTTGTTGTTATCTGAGGATGAAATTTCACCTCATTGCTTTGCAGCATCTAATGATAAT GTGATTAATTTCCATCTTCACCTATCAGCTGATTCTAACTCTGAGTGCCTGGCAAATCCCCTAAAAGATTCATCTCAAGTACAAGGGCTTGTTTCAAATAGGGTAGTCTTGAAGCAACCTGTTGGAATGTCAGTAGTTTCGGAAGGGAAAATCAACCACTCCGATGTGGGATGCAATCCTCTCTTTGTCAATCATTCTCCAAATTCTAGATGTCTTAATGAAAACCATATTCCGAGGCACGAAGGAAATGTTGGATTTTGTCAAGTTGATGATATCAGTGAAGCAGTGGAACTGTCTATTGCAGCATCTGAAGCTCTGGTAATTCACGAAATTATGACTGGAATAGTTACAAAACCTTTTCTGGCTACAATGGTATTGGAAGCTGCAATTCAGCTGAAGCAAGCACGGCTCGATATTTGGAATGAGACCTCTCAATGTTCATCTATGCACATAGGTGAAATGGATTTCCATTCAGTCATGCATGATTTGACTGTGGAAGATGCGTATGAGAATGTTGGTTTGTCAATAGATCCCTCAATACATGAAAACGATGTATCTCAGGTTAAAGATACTTTTGACTTGGAAAATCATAGACATGAAGGAAATTCGGAACATGAAGAGACTATTGGTTTTGTGAAAACTCTTGATGATTTTGAGGTACAAATAGCAGACAAGGGCTTACATGATGAAATGAAAGTGGAAGAGATTTCAGCTTCAGAAATTTTCTGTGGTAATAGATGCAAGGAACTTCTGAAGAACTCTTCTGTATGCTTGGATTCAGCCAGTAAAGATTGTTCCACTAGTTCTCCAGTGGATTGCTCAGAGCAGGAAAATCTTCAAGTTTCAGCTTCAGTGGAG CTAGCTGACTATGGTGTGGGTAAGGATGATTGCCGTCATGCACATGCACAGTCTTCTTTCACTAGGACTTCTGAAGCTTCTG AAAAATATAGTACTGCAGTGAATTTTCTTCCGAGAAGATTTCAAAGTCGTTGGTTAGGTGGTTGGGCATGGAAG GAGGACGAGAAGCCATTTGCTCAAATGGAACATCGAGAGATTCAAGGCATTCCTAAACCTTTTGTGAATGAGATGAGCTATTTATCAGAATCTGCTGATGTTGCTCTAGATGAGAACTCAGTTCTTCAGAAACGATCTAAAAGAACCAATCCCAGTTCTCAAGCAAGCATTCCTTCTGAAATCTATTGCAACAAAGCAGACAGGGAAATAAACTCTCAGGATGTCATGAGATGTTCAAGCCTATCAGTTGGTGATCCTCTTTGCTCAGTTGTTGCCTGTAGTTTCTCATCGGAAAACATTTGCTCCACTGCACTTTTGAAACATGAACATGAcatttctggaaattgttccATAGCAAAGCCAGAATATACAACAGACAATTTGCAGAGGACATCTACTGCAGTTGAGTTGGTTCATGCTGAACAGCATATTGTCCCAGTGACCTATTCTGAATTGCTGCCTGTGGTTCATCGCCAGTTCACCTCTCTGAAACCTTATAGCGTAATGGCTGGTAATCCTGGTGGTTCTTTGGCGAAAGAAAATTCTTGCCGTGGAACTTTTCCAACTGAAACCATGCCAAAATTGTCAATGATGGAGAATCCTTTCTCCAATTTGACTGGCATTAAAAGCTTCAACAAGCCTGTGGAGAATGGTCCTTTTACCATGTATTTATGGAATAACGAGAAGATGTCAACTCCTATACTTGACCACAGACAAGAAAAGTCTGCAATGCAGGGTGGCTCTGAGGTTTTTGCGCATAACAAAAAGCTGCCTAAGGTGCAGTCTACTTGTGAAAATCAAAATTCTTCCCAAATACCAGCAAGGAAGCGTGTACATTTTGTGGACGCTGGCACCAATAATTTCCCAAAGAAGAAACTTTCAAAGTACCGAGCATCACTAAAGGATT CTCATACAAGTAGAGCTAGTAAAAAATTGAGAACTACTAATCGACATTGCGACTCTGGAGGTCAGGAGCAGAGAAGGTGTCAAAGAAATTGTTTCAGCAATAAATGGCTAAGGCTTCTATTCCGGAATATGGAGTTCTTGCTAACAGGATTTTCTattcaaaaggaaaagcaaTTTGAGGGTCTAATTAAAGAATATGGTGGCATAATTCTTTCTGACAtcccttctccaaaatccagagGCAACAGAATCTCAAGATTCAGTTCTCACAAGCTTCCTATTGTCCTAAGCTCAAAGAAG